The Cryptococcus neoformans var. grubii H99 chromosome 8, complete sequence DNA window ATAGACAGCGGCTAAGGTTTCAATCGGCACTGGTCTTCCATTGTAGATCGCATGCTCTTCCCAAGCCGTTTCATCTAAAAATAATTGTCCCGATTTGATTGGGTTTCCATTATCAATTCGGAATCTTGACCGACAGTGCACCAAGCCCCCGTATTCCCCAGCAAATCGCCTCACAGCAATACCTTGAAATAACCTATCGTTCGCTTCTGGAAAGTATAACTGTTCGACTTCACATTTCCTGTTAAAGTCGGGCATTGGATAATTCGAATAAGTGGGGCAATAGATAATCGTCAGGCGAGGAGCGGAGGAGAGCTGGGCAAGGCCGACGGTGGTAAGATATTGAATGGTACTCAGTTGGGGATGTAGATATTCGTCCCAGCGGTAATCTGTACCTGTGTAGTACGGAGATACTTGGATTTGATACTTTTGCAGGTTGGGAAGCGGTGGTATTAGATAATCGTTCTGTCGACGTATGTTAACCACGGATACAAAGTATAATGGTCCTGCATACTTACTGTGTAAGCCTTAGTTTTAAGTTCTGTCACGTTCCAGAGCACTGAAAGCATCTCCACACTTTTGAATCCATCTAATTCGCATAGGGCATAGAAACAATTAGAAGAGATCTCAAGCTTTTTCAAGAGAGGCAAGCGCGATAGATGGTCGAGGATGGAGCCATCTAGTAACGAAGCCTTAGCAGGCTGATAGCTCAGGTTCAAGTCTCTAAGCGCCACATGTTCCAAATTCGGTGCGCGGGCTATGATAGCAGTCAAAGCCATAATGACAGAGTTATCCATTTCCTGTATGATAATTTTCCGCAGGCGTGGTAGTTCTAGGATGATGGGGACCTTATCCTCGGCCGAAATGTTTCTTATCAAGCGCATATCTGTGCTGATAGTCAGGGACTCGAGATTAGGGGCGGCCTGAAGCATGGCTGAAACTAGCGCTGCCCAGTTCTCATTATCAATATACAGCTCGACGTGTTTGAGAGCCGTAAGTGGTCGGCGAAGACCTCTCATTacgtgaagaagagaggtgAAACGTGGAAGGTggggagggcgaggagcCATACCATAGAAGCCTGAACGTGCGGTAGGGAAGTCAATATGCAAGGTTTCGAGCACTGGTGAAATGTGATCCAATAGATCGATGAGATTTAGAGGTACTTTGACTTCGAGTTGGAGGTCGAGCTCTCGCAAGTAGGTCCTGCGCCAATCCACCCGCCGCAAGTTATCTATCATATCTTGGATTAAGGTTCTTGAGCTATTGATCCAAGCTTTGGGGCTGATCCGGAGATGACTGATTACACTGGCTCTTTCCCGCTCATTCAGGTTTCCGGCGACTAGAGACGCAGTATTTTCCACAGTCTGGAAACGGGTGAGGGAAAGCGTTTTCCATATTAGGGACTCGGATGGTTTCTGGAATGCACGAGCGGTTCGGGCAAAATTGGTGGCCGACCGTTTGTCCAGAAAAGACGCTATTCTGAAGAGCAGCTCCGAGGGAAGGTCAAGCAGGCCGGGGGCCCGGTCCAGCTCGTAAACCATTCTGTAGATGGCGATGCTGCCGAATATCCCAAGATATTTGGCAGATTGAGGAGGAGTTATCTGGCAAGCAAGATTTGAAGCCAGGTTGCAAAAAAAGCATACGTGAGACgatcaaaagaagaaaggaatcATTCTCAACGTGCATGTCATTTCCGAGATGTCATTTGGAAAATCGACAAAGGAGCGGGAAGACTTGATGATTGAGTTGGGCCGTTCCTTTCGTTTTTTCCGCCCATGATTACTGGAGGTGGACGAATTATAATGACGCTCGTCGTCGGTCTAACTGACTCTGCGGATTCATGACCAGCGAACGATTCCAGAACCGCGACGGGATTTGGATAATACCAGCAGATGCCATGCCTAGAGTTTTTGTGTGGCACTAATGCGGATCGAGTAGTAAAAGGACTGCTTCGCAGAGAACAAAACGCGGAAAGAACGATACGGAACAGCATATGACAACATGCTGGGGGGCCTTGTATTTACGTAAGGATAAGAGTTATAATGAATGAAAGGCGCCTGATTTAAGAGGGAGTGATAGCCACGCGCCTAACCTATCCCTCTTCGAGAGCGGTGAGCGCCGTCTGTGGGTCTTTCTTGAATGCTTCTTCTGTTGCTCCAGGCCATCCACAGCTATACAGCGCACAGCTTATTCCCCCAGCATTGCTTTCCGGCCCGCCCACCCCCCTCCAGCCACCATCTGCACCCGCATACAACGCACTGCGAGTGCCCATACAAGCGGTAGCCCATCTCATCCAGCTTTCAGCAGCTCTCGGCGATCCACAGTCTCCTTGTTGCTCTATGGAGAGTGCGATCGGTTGTCATTTTGTAAACATCTTCATTGTAAGAATTGTGCGGTACTGCTGAGGATGTAGCTGATTTACTGGCCCATTCCAGCTCTCCCTATATTCTCCATAAGATGAACACCTCTGTAGAACCCAAAGAGCTTGGCACGTTGATCGTGGTGGTGGGCAAGGCTGTAGGTTGTTTTCAGAAGTTGTATTGCTGGTGCAGAAATTGTCTGACCTTGTCGTGTAGAGGAATCTGCCCAATAAGTCTCGTTTCGGCAAACAAGATCCGTTTTGTACCGTTATCGTCGGCGaagaaaagcaaaaaaCAAAACCTATTAAGCGGTACGTCGTCATCTTGGCATTGTCATGGTATCCACGGTAAAGACTCATATCTCCATTATAACAGAGGCGGACAACATCCAGAATGGGACGAAGAATTCCGTTTTGCCATCTTGGAGGACGTGGACGATGTTATTCAACGATCAGAGTCGCAGTCCGAATCCCTCAATTCCTCCCTAAACGACAAGCCCTTGCCAGTCCCGGATGATCCTGGAGTCATAACAACTGCGGCATTGGCGAGCAAGAGCAGGAAGGCTAAGAAAAAGGGAGGAAAAAGTATGAAAGTTGCGTGCTATGCCCATGAGGCAAAAGGGCCAGAATTGATTGGAGACTGTGTGGTTAGTCTTGAGGACGTGTTGAAAAAGGGAGAGGTTGATGGTGAGTACCATGTTCAAGGTGCATCAGCGCAAAGCTGATCTTCTTGTAGATTGGTATGATTTCCAATACAAGGAAAAGTATAGTGGCGAAATCTATCTCGAgctcaccttcttctccaatgtACGTTTGACATCATCCTCGGCTGCCGAGACACGGACACATTCACTGAACGGACCTTCTTACAGGAAGCGCCCCCCGTCAAACGAAACGTGCCTCGTCCGTCTATACCAGGATACGTTCCCCCTAGCCTTAACGGTTCAGAGTCGTCCATGTCCCTCGGCTCCAAGGCTGGGAGAGGCGCGTTACCGCAGATGAGCTCAGGCAGTATCTCAGGTGCCCATCTATATATACCCCCTTATGCTCCTCAAGCTGCTAGGGTACCATCGCCTGCCAATCAGCCTGGGCAGTCAAACAGCTTTGCTGAACTTGGATTACCCCCGGGGCATAGGGCAAACAGCCCCTTACCAGTACGTTTACTTTGAACCAGCGTAGAGACGTGGTCTGACGGCAGGTTTAGCCCATTCAACAGACGCAATATGGctatcaaccattgctttcttcatcactgtCCGTCAACAGCCGGGCCTCTGTTGATCTGCTCACCCGGCCAATGTCGTCAATGTCTTTGAATCCTTCTGTGCACAATCTTCCAATGTCATCTACACCTGCACCTTCTGAACCTTCGTCAAGTTATGGACAACCCGCAGCGCATCGTCATTCGTTTGGCGGCAGTTCCGAGGGACCTTGGGGATCTGTGTTACCTCATTCTGGGTATGTTCCCGCACCTACACCTCAACCTAGGCCTACATCGACCCAGCCCGGAGGAGCTGGTTCAGAAGCTCCATGGGGGTCTATGCttcctcaatctcatccaGCACCAGCAGCGTCTACacctcatcatcgaccCATGTCAACAAATGACGCTCTGACGTGGGAGCAGACCATGAGAATGGAGGCGGATAGATTGAGAGCCACTGCAACCCCAATGCCTAGACCGCCTTCAGGTATGTCACATGGTGCTGCGCCTGCCGGTCTAGCGCCTCCTGTGGCTCCAATGCCAGTTCCATCACAGCAGGATAGTCGAATACCATCTACGATCCCCGAGTCTCTTCGTCCAGCTGGTCCTCCCC harbors:
- a CDS encoding calcineurin temperature suppressor Cts1 produces the protein MNTSVEPKELGTLIVVVGKARNLPNKSRFGKQDPFCTVIVGEEKQKTKPIKRGGQHPEWDEEFRFAILEDVDDVIQRSESQSESLNSSLNDKPLPVPDDPGVITTAALASKSRKAKKKGGKSMKVACYAHEAKGPELIGDCVVSLEDVLKKGEVDDWYDFQYKEKYSGEIYLELTFFSNEAPPVKRNVPRPSIPGYVPPSLNGSESSMSLGSKAGRGALPQMSSGSISGAHLYIPPYAPQAARVPSPANQPGQSNSFAELGLPPGHRANSPLPPIQQTQYGYQPLLSSSLSVNSRASVDLLTRPMSSMSLNPSVHNLPMSSTPAPSEPSSSYGQPAAHRHSFGGSSEGPWGSVLPHSGYVPAPTPQPRPTSTQPGGAGSEAPWGSMLPQSHPAPAASTPHHRPMSTNDALTWEQTMRMEADRLRATATPMPRPPSGMSHGAAPAGLAPPVAPMPVPSQQDSRIPSTIPESLRPAGPPQLHQQFSQPPPSFAPNQYHNQPQTPVPPLHSHSAHSASPVSTTSGHYQVPSSSFSGLAQPPADLRRTPSPGPGYYAQQSAGQFQPQPQSQVNGAYESPIGGGYGQQQGYSTPTPTRSNVYPVPPAQDHQQPPPSSQGYYPPQPPQTPQPYPPQSSQTPQPFYQASSSPAHQQQPPLPPAPQQSYPYSQSLAVPHRHPSPVPPPPLPQTNESGYVPWYQQTQSAQPHPQSLTPYPQSHTPQPQSHTPVPQSHTPQPQSYPYVQQPYGQQPQVQNQQTYHQVPPAPQYSQSLPPPPPVPERRPQPQAPAPPPCRLSVGYYPSDELYVQRQEGRDPYGS